In Spinacia oleracea cultivar Varoflay chromosome 5, BTI_SOV_V1, whole genome shotgun sequence, a single window of DNA contains:
- the LOC130460791 gene encoding uncharacterized protein → MEFSLKSVFIFCLLTTLIFSLQTYARNEQFSSKVTRNRDDTTTTTATATANTEKNYLNSKEDDFVPLEHQDEQPTIPQNTEAELLEQGSNGCSSFSLEAQAEVVDSLKLKEDDFVPLEHHYEQPTIPQNTKAGYGLYGHYTDLDHPSTTTTTTTTTTSTTNTTTPNTKTNYLNGKEDDFVPLEHQDEQPTILQNTEAGYGLYGHYTDLVHPSTTTTTSTTTTTTPNTKTNYLNGKEDDFVPLEHQDEHPTIPQNTEADYGLYSHETDVDHHSTTTTTTTTATTTFFYDINMDENHYDNKYENLNNYDKKKSELKQQGMSDTRFMYNGKYFYDIEAEINNKNYVSYNTDYNTNGNKETNYEEVYDNNKINDKVIELIVMMVF, encoded by the exons ATGGAATTCTCTCTAAAATCTGTGTTCATCTTTTGCCTTCTTACAAcccttattttctctctccaaacaTATGCTAGAAATGAGCAATTCTCTAGCAAGGTTACTCGAAACCGAGACGACACCACTACCACCACCGCTACCGCCACGGCAAACACCGAAAAAAATTACTTGAACAGCAAGGAAGATGATTTTGTACCCTTAGAACATCAAGATGAACAGCCCACAATTCCTCAAAACACCGAAGCTG AATTACTTGAACAGGGATCAAACGGCTGTTCATCTTTCTCTTTGGAGGCTCAAGCAGAGGTAGTTGACTCGCTAAAGCTCAAGGAAGATGATTTTGTACCCTTAGAACATCACTATGAACAGCCCACAATTCCTCAAAACACCAAAGCTGGTTACGGCCTTTACGGCCATTATACCGACCTAGATCACCCTtctaccaccaccaccaccaccaccaccaccaccagcacCACCAACACCACCACGCCAAACACTAAAACCAATTACTTGAACGGCAAGGAAGATGATTTTGTACCCTTAGAACATCAAGATGAACAGCCCACAATTCTTCAAAACACCGAAGCTGGTTACGGCCTTTACGGCCATTATACGGACCTAGTTCACccttccaccaccaccaccaccagcaccaccaccaccactacgCCGAACACTAAAACCAATTACTTGAACGGCAAGGAAGATGATTTTGTACCCTTAGAACATCAAGATGAACATCCCACGATTCCTCAAAATACTGAAGCTGATTACGGCCTTTACAGTCACGAGACCGACGTAGACCACcattccaccaccaccaccaccaccaccaccgccaccacaACTTTTTTTTACGACATTAACATGGATGAGAATCACTACGATAACAAATATGAGAATTTGAATAACTACGACAAGAAAAAGAGCGAGCTTAAACAACAAGGGATGAGTGATACAAGGTTCATGTATAATGGAAAATATTTCTACGACATTGAGGCAGAAATTAACAACAAGAATTACGTCTCTTACAACACTGATTACAACACTAATGGTAACAAAGAGACGAATTACGAGGAAGTTTATGACAACAACAAGATAAATGACAAAGTTATTGAGCTTATTGTAATGATGGTTTTTTAA